CTACATCACCAATAGCATAGATGCTATCAGACCAATGAAACAGAATAAgacactgtttaaaaacatcCTAGCACACCTAGGCTACCTTATATAATAATCAGTTTGAAACATGTTACTGAAAACTCTAATCAAAACAggttaaaatactaaatttcaaaagaaatacaaagtataAAAGAGCAGTTTCTACAGAATGACCACACTTTGAAGAGTACTAGTGACATGAAATAGACACAGTGACTTTTAAACTACAAAACTTCAAAGGTTGACTAAAAATCTTTAGTtcctgaaataaacagaaatcttgagttttcctttcagaaaaagctatattctgcaattaaaaattaaaaagtgctttagtaggttaaattttttaaaataagagttctgcttaaaaaatgtaaaaaaatatttcatcttacTTACTTTGGAATTTTGGTTTGGAATCTGTTATTGACTGGGATTCTCCCCTTCTTATCAAGTTCAATTCCAATATCCTCAAGACCTAGGTTTTTTGTAAAAGGACGTCTACCGATGCAAACTAGGAGCACATCACAAGTTATTACTTCTGCcttgccaccagcagcagcttcaacactatataaaataagtagaaaaaatGCTAAGCTGTAAACTTTCAGCATTGTTATTTCTCTGACTAGTAACTAATATGATTCAGATGGTGACCTACTGGCTGGATCTGGCATCCAAAACACTTGCATTCAGCCTGCCCCACACTTCTTCCTTGCAAGAGTTGAGGATTacaagagggaggaagggacagTAACTCTTACTACAACAACTCTTAGATACAGAAATTCAGGGTATATATCCACTAGCAAGTAACATGACCTGACAGGATCAAATCTGTACAGCAAAATAATTGGTGCCGAGTACTTGACAGCCaaactatatatattttggGCTGGGGTAGGGCCATGTATTCTGAGCAAGCTTTCTTCTGGCCCAAGAACCGAACACCTGTTAGCAGCTGCCCTGCATCAGGTGCATCCCTCAAGTGCGTCGTTGTGTTTAATTGCACCCAGAACAAGTTCAGTTCATGTGCTCCGAGAGCACAAGAACCAAAAGATGGTAAGTGAAGATAAGTAGGAAGTGTGTTTCAAAAGCATACTCctaaaccaaaatgaaactcTAAAAACAGACTATATGAGAGATCCAACCAGCATCAGCGTGGTATGTAAAGAAGCCCAAATTAGGACCTTTACAATGGTTGAGGACAGACTATCATGAGCTATGGTGATACAGCAAATACAAGTCACCATATTAAGATTCcagtgaaaaaacatttaagcttACTTTTGTTAAGTAACATTAAGCAATTTCTTAAGACTCAAACTACAGTTTCTACATAGAGAATACGTtagcaagaaaaagaacagaagtcGTGTATATGTATGGACTTTTACAAAGCAAATTTGCTTTATATGTTTCTATATTAGCTGTTCACCTATAAGTCTTCAAAGGGCTTGAGTGTGGCAATTAAATGACACTCTGGGgtagtttcatttatttctgctcaaaagcaataaaatctcTGCCATGCTTATTCTGAGACAAGAGGAGGTATGGACAAAATAACCCTTCCAGTAAACAGCCAAGAATTAATGGCTTGAAAATGACTGTACGAACAATCATGGTATTTATGTTAATTATACCAGAAGCAAAGATCTTCCATGAAAAGAATGATTTAGAgttctgtttttattactgATCTCACTATAACAACACTGGTTTTACACTAACATGCCTTCAAATCAAGTCAATGGAACCTCTCCTGTATAAGCAATCTAGGACTCAATGAACCCAAAATTATAAGCTCTGTAAGTACAATACaggataaaaattaaatttcactaCAGAATTTAGTTTCACCCTAAATCCATTTCTTCCTGTTCAAAAAATAATATcagactgtatttttaaataggtttGATGGATTGGGAGGAAGAATATATATAACATTCCTTTAGTTTTATGTTAAACACTTACGCTACATCAATTTTTCCATCTGGTTTCTTGGTAGCACCAGTAACTTTGGTGTTCAGTTTAAACTTAAGTCCCTGTTTCTGAAGAATACGTTGGAAGTTTTTAGAGATCTCCATGTCAATTCCCATTCCACCAACATGGCCCATGAACTCAACAGCTGTCACATCTGCACCGAGGCGCTGCCAAACTGAACCCTGCAGTCACAACAATATAGGTAAAGagtttttgaaaagcaaaacttcagaTTTCTTTACTCTAATATTTACCACAGACTGTAAACTTTTGAAAAGCAGGACACCACATAACAGCAAACTGATCAGTTTTTACAAATGTTACagtgtaaaataaagcaagtcCAAGTTTCCTCAGCCTTTCCACAAAAAATGGATTTATCACTGCTTTTTTGCATACCCAAAACTTCAATGATTGAATTCATGGAattaagcttttaaagaaacagctaacaaaataattaagtgTAAGTTAGGTATCTTTCAGGTTACAGGTatagaaaaattcaaaatcaaagAATCTGAATGTAGCTCAGAAAACCCAAAGGAAATTGCTTGTGGTGTTCTAATACCACTACAAATTCATCAAAGCAATACCACGTTAAGGAAATTTTATGCAATAAAATGGAACCACTGTGCTTCCGTATATATTTATAACCATAACCACTATCATCAGCTTCACCAACAAAACCCATATACACCCTATTTACCTGCAGTTAGCCACATCCATCCAACACACTTTGCTTACTCTTTTCCTGCTTAATGGTCAACAGGCTAAGCAATCACTAAGCAGATGTGCAAATTTTCAAGCAGTTGCAAGACCAGCAAATTCTTTTTGAACCACGTAGGTATGAGGCAAAAGGACTCACACCAAGATGAACTACAAAGACTCCGCTCCTTTAGTTGTTAGATAGAATGTGTACAATCATATCACATAAAAATTTCTTGGGATTAACTGCTACACACAAGAATTTATCCTGGCTTAACAGGAACTTCCCTTAAAAAAGGAAGTTCTCTCATCTATGCACAGAGCAGGTACAAACCTCAGCAAAAGTtaacccccccctcccccccccaaacacccTCTATGTGAGGCCCTGTATGTTCCTCTCTCATTTCTCTGCTTAGCTAACCAGCTGCAGGAGTACTGATCCTACAAACACTTATCCCAGCTTTTCTGGTAGAAAAGGGAGCTAGCCGGCTATGAAGTCTGAACAGTTTCATTACAACTCACGCAACCAAACATCTGTTAAATCACAGCAACACAATCaaatataacacaaaaaataaCACACTGTTCCTTTATAAATTAAAGGCCAAGTGGCTTAAATATCCTCTCACCAGCTCCACACCAATGACTCCTGCACCAATGACAACCATCTTTTCAGGAACTTTTTTCAGTGACAGCGCGCCAGTGGATGACACGATATTGTCTTCATCAATCTAATGACAAAGAAATCCACAAAGGGAGGTTTACAATCtcttttatatattatatataaaacacacaGAAGGTGAAGTGCAATCAGATGCAAAAAATTATTACACATTAAATTATGTGGCTATAACACATCGAAAAAATAGTACCACTAAGATTTCAAATACGTACAGTAATTCCAGGGAAGGGAGCAACTTCTGAGCCTGTGGCTATAAGTATGTTCTTTGTATTGATAACTTGTGTGCTGCCATCTTCCTTGGTTGCAGTGACTTGGTTTTTGCCAGTTATTTTTCCAAACCCAGATACATGTACAACCTTTAGTAATCAGAACACAGTAAATTCAGATTCAAATTACTTATATAAGTTATGCTACATTTAATCTGAATCTCACTAATGCTTTAGAGAAGCTGCTAACATGTACCTTTGCATCACGATCTGGTACAAATCACAAAGTAATTGTATACTATTCTTTTAAGTAGATTAAGAATGAAGGAACTGTTCATTTAAAAGTTTCCTAGAAGAGAAGCATTTAAATTCCGCCCTTCCGAGTCAGTCACTCGAATTAATTTATGTGGCAAGAATATGAAAAcgtaaaaagcaagaaattgagatcagaaaaaaatcatagataTACCTCAGTATACAATCCAAACTaaccttgttttgtttaaataaatgagCAATTCCACCTGTTAAGGCCTTCACTGCACCACTCTTCTGTTCCATCATCTTCTCTAGATTCAAACGGATTCCGGTAactaaggttaaaaaaaaaaaaaaaaaaaaaaaatcaagcattgCAGTGTCTTTATTTAAAGGAGCTAACCTAAACACAATTAACAGCTCTGACAGTAAGATGTGTTGAATGGCCCTACTAAACGCTAAAGGTTACATTCAGTAACTGCTATGTTAAAAAACAATATTACACTTTTCAAATATAAGTTATCTACCCATGATTCAGGGTTCAAGGAGCAGACACATGTCCCTAATCCTCCAACTGACAGATAAAGGATATTATTTATAAGTCTAAAAACTTTTCTGACCAGAAAACTATAGTAGTCAGATTTGAATGATTAAATTTGCTCATTGATGGAAACCATTTATGTTAACAGGTGCTGACTAGTTGCTCTTCACACTCACTTTCGATTCCTCTACTAGCGAAATCTTTTCCATGGGCCAAGTGATACAGATGCGAGTTGTTCAGCAAGGCctaaaatacacacacagaaatgtgAATTGGGACATACATTCATGatttaattattatattatcaggaaaaaaaatgttatttgcaaAACATTCTCACTATTAAGAAAAAGTCTGACGTGTACgtattttaaaaggtatatCTCAAACACAGAAATTGTACACAGTAGCTCTTACTGAAGTGTTTTATAAAGTTAAATATGtaacataaaaatagaaaatagttAAGTTCACACTTATGCTTTTTGCTCATTTCaccagagaaaatggaaatgactccatagggattaaaaaaaaaacaaaacaaaggaacagACTTTAAgtagaggaaagaaagatgattCTGACTGACTCACAGGAGAATTTCCTTATTACCTTAGACAAGAGATTACTTGTCAACAAAAAGAGGATACAGAAAAACTGGATGAGGAAAATCTATACTGAAATCCCTGTTAAAATTTTAGCCTGTGTAGACATATGTGAGTTAAATTTTGTAGTTGAGTTGTGCTAAAGTTACTACAACTGCATAGCTAGTTGAGCTGAAGCTAGATGGCTGCGCTAACTCAGGTCACTAGACATTCAGAATTCAAAGATAAAATCAGAATAGTTTTTATAAGGATGTCTATAAATCAGCAGCTTGAAATGCAGAACCTCTATAACTGTATTTTGATTAGAAATAGCAATATAGTTAGGGAGCGATCTTGGtaagaaaaattatgtctttcACTATAGTTATCCCAAACATGAAGTTATCAGTATCTCTGCAAGGAGGACAACAGTGCAAGTCCGCGCAGACTGGCATCTAAAGCAGGCACAGTAAAAGATTCAAAGCACATTGAAATACCTGCCTTATATACACATGCCTGAGTAAAACTAATACTGTCAGAATAAGATAATTCCATTTTTATGAGTAAGTCTTATCAACTCtctctttaaaattcatttgcCCATTTCACGTAACTGTTACAACCCTGAATCTGTAACACCCAACACTAATTAAAGACACAGCCACCACTTAAGACTT
Above is a genomic segment from Gymnogyps californianus isolate 813 chromosome 1, ASM1813914v2, whole genome shotgun sequence containing:
- the DLD gene encoding dihydrolipoyl dehydrogenase, mitochondrial isoform X1, whose product is MQRWGRVSCALARRSHFDRIHHGLQGICAVSQRTYADQVDADVTVIGSGPGGYVAAIKAAQLGFKTVCVEKNETLGGTCLNVGCIPSKALLNNSHLYHLAHGKDFASRGIEITGIRLNLEKMMEQKSGAVKALTGGIAHLFKQNKVVHVSGFGKITGKNQVTATKEDGSTQVINTKNILIATGSEVAPFPGITIDEDNIVSSTGALSLKKVPEKMVVIGAGVIGVELGSVWQRLGADVTAVEFMGHVGGMGIDMEISKNFQRILQKQGLKFKLNTKVTGATKKPDGKIDVAVEAAAGGKAEVITCDVLLVCIGRRPFTKNLGLEDIGIELDKKGRIPVNNRFQTKIPNIYAIGDVVAGPMLAHKAEDEGILCVEGMAGGAVHIDYNCVPSVIYTHPEVAWVGKSEEQLKEEGIEYKIGKFPFAANSRAKTNADTDGMVKILSQKSTDRMLGAHILGAGAGEMVNEAALAMEYGASCEDVARVCHAHPTVSEAFREANLAASFGKAINF
- the DLD gene encoding dihydrolipoyl dehydrogenase, mitochondrial isoform X2, which encodes MQRWGRVSCALARRSHFDRIHHGLQGICAVSQRTYADQVDADVTVIGSGPGGYVAAIKAAQLGFKALLNNSHLYHLAHGKDFASRGIEITGIRLNLEKMMEQKSGAVKALTGGIAHLFKQNKVVHVSGFGKITGKNQVTATKEDGSTQVINTKNILIATGSEVAPFPGITIDEDNIVSSTGALSLKKVPEKMVVIGAGVIGVELGSVWQRLGADVTAVEFMGHVGGMGIDMEISKNFQRILQKQGLKFKLNTKVTGATKKPDGKIDVAVEAAAGGKAEVITCDVLLVCIGRRPFTKNLGLEDIGIELDKKGRIPVNNRFQTKIPNIYAIGDVVAGPMLAHKAEDEGILCVEGMAGGAVHIDYNCVPSVIYTHPEVAWVGKSEEQLKEEGIEYKIGKFPFAANSRAKTNADTDGMVKILSQKSTDRMLGAHILGAGAGEMVNEAALAMEYGASCEDVARVCHAHPTVSEAFREANLAASFGKAINF